From one Pirellulales bacterium genomic stretch:
- the dxr gene encoding 1-deoxy-D-xylulose-5-phosphate reductoisomerase: MTDRVKNIAVLGSTGSIGQSTLAVIAASEGKLRAVALSAHGRTGLLAQQAVEFGARWAIASDPAAAARQDWSGLPGGCELVTGPSALEDIARRPEVDVVLAAIVGSAGLRSTWAALDAGKTVALANKETLVMAGRLVMELAAQRGVRILPVDSEHSAVFQALQAGQGHEVRRIVLTASGGPFRKYSREQLASVTVAEALAHPTWAMGPKITVDSATMMNKALEIIEARWLFDIDVERIDVVVHPQSIVHSFVEYVDGSVLAQLSPPDMKLPIQYALTYPHRTDGVAARMNWTDCMRLEFEPPDLERFPALELGREAARVGGTTGAVLNAANEAAVEGFLRGELPFTEIVPACRGVLEHHDFDPSPTLDELIRVDGWARKEMARWVCT, translated from the coding sequence ATGACGGACCGCGTGAAAAACATCGCCGTGCTCGGGTCCACAGGCAGCATTGGGCAGAGCACGCTGGCGGTCATCGCGGCTTCGGAAGGGAAGCTGCGGGCCGTGGCCTTGTCGGCTCACGGGCGCACCGGTCTGCTCGCCCAGCAAGCCGTCGAATTTGGCGCGCGCTGGGCCATCGCCAGTGACCCGGCGGCGGCCGCCCGGCAGGACTGGAGCGGTTTGCCCGGCGGCTGCGAGCTCGTCACCGGGCCGAGCGCCTTGGAAGACATCGCCCGCCGGCCCGAGGTCGACGTGGTGCTGGCCGCGATCGTGGGGAGCGCAGGCTTGCGCAGCACGTGGGCCGCGCTCGACGCCGGCAAGACAGTAGCGCTAGCGAACAAAGAGACTTTGGTCATGGCCGGCCGGCTGGTGATGGAACTGGCCGCGCAGCGAGGCGTCCGGATTCTGCCGGTCGATAGCGAACATAGTGCGGTTTTTCAGGCCTTGCAGGCCGGGCAAGGGCACGAAGTGCGGCGAATCGTGCTCACGGCCAGCGGCGGTCCCTTTCGCAAGTATTCACGCGAGCAACTGGCCAGCGTCACGGTTGCCGAAGCCCTGGCGCACCCCACCTGGGCAATGGGGCCGAAGATCACGGTCGACTCGGCCACGATGATGAACAAGGCGCTCGAGATCATCGAAGCCCGCTGGCTGTTCGACATCGACGTCGAGCGGATCGACGTGGTGGTGCACCCGCAATCGATCGTGCATTCGTTTGTCGAGTACGTCGACGGTTCGGTGCTGGCGCAGCTCAGCCCGCCAGACATGAAGCTGCCGATTCAATACGCCTTGACTTACCCGCACCGTACCGACGGGGTGGCGGCGCGGATGAATTGGACCGATTGCATGCGGTTGGAATTCGAGCCGCCGGACCTGGAGCGGTTTCCGGCCTTGGAACTGGGGCGCGAGGCGGCCCGCGTAGGCGGAACGACGGGGGCCGTGTTGAACGCGGCGAACGAGGCGGCTGTCGAAGGATTTTTGCGAGGCGAGCTCCCCTTTACCGAAATCGTGCCGGCCTGCCGCGGCGTTTTGGAACATCATGATTTTGATCCCAGTCCTACACTTGATGAGTTGATTCGAGTCGACGGCTGGGCGCGCAAGGAGATGGCACGTTGGGTATGCACTTGA